One stretch of Pomacea canaliculata isolate SZHN2017 linkage group LG11, ASM307304v1, whole genome shotgun sequence DNA includes these proteins:
- the LOC112575830 gene encoding complement C1q-like protein 4: MLLVINCVLLLVPCLYSMPFSSTRDRRSDDVSTGALQVIVQEQSALIQSLQAKVAALETTVSDLKTRVSQEDDRLGRVQHAVAFTATLFGPSTQQTLDVGDNAAIKFNDVITNVGNSYDPSTGTFTAPVVGVYAFSLSLEADNVHDSIVVMVEKIVGGIGSAIAYTSVQGAGSDHYDTSSIFVVTHLAVGDKIIARRAWGGNYLNNWLKNSFSGFLVTAD, translated from the exons ATGTTGCTGGTCATCAACTGCGTGCTTCTCCTCGTCCCGTGCCTCTACTCCATGCCATTCAGTAGCACCAGGGACAGACGATCAGATGATGTCAGCACGGGGGCTCTACAGGTCATAGTTCAGGAGCAGTCAGCACTCATTCAGTCCCTGCAGGCAAAGGTAGCAGCCTTGGAGACGACCGTATCGGACTTGAAAACTCGGGTTAGCCAGGAGGACGACCGACTGGGCCGTGTTCAACACGCAG TTGCCTTCACTGCCACCCTCTTCGGACCGTCAACCCAACAGACTCTAGACGTGGGCGACAACGCCGCCATCAAGTTCAACGACGTGATCACCAACGTCGGCAACAGCTACGACCCCAGCACCGGCACGTTCACGGCGCCTGTGGTGGGGGTCTATGCTTTTTCTCTGTCCCTGGAGGCCGACAACGTTCACGACTCCAtcgtggtgatggtggagaagATAGTGGGTGGGATAGGGAGTGCCATCGCCTACACGTCTGTCCAGGGGGCGGGGTCTGATCACTACGACACCAGCTCCATCTTCGTTGTGACACACCTAGCGGTAGGTGACAAGATCATCGCACGCAGAGCTTGGGGCGGGAACTATCTGAATAACTGGCTCAAGAATTCATTCTCGGGATTTCTTGTAACTGctgactga
- the LOC112575394 gene encoding exonuclease mut-7 homolog: MAGRGRGALFGNSRGTIHDVSGSCIRPINETLKPGHSSDACYGVSTGHGRGRAFEKERISSKPERGSDLDQNEQPIENATKDLEYAHKCLGDIEHCWFSQLAKDEKEKTLKRLLHGCFQNTENPWECALYLMQGVHDYNSVKGNTLAHLCMKTFASWCQKNSRDDSVRTQFLTKELKVKAFRASSGRHLSILPSVVSAYKLDHKGNDYFVDQIKIILQEKKFSDAATAASALKLQELFTLEEIVIPLLLQDKQTVLEGFLQNSPAQQHAFLLLLDKLCSKKGRLLDFIQAHSVPGLRTEKISKKTLTKYAIRLMKKYSIPADVCVNISSAKTMSGVRYFMYERFIKKTMDEGAWRDLAAESVGNDESLQLELIETLTHSNHNDEALYWANVFKFPDEKVPTIIAKLRHQEHSVTDPGRMSAPENQTTIYVDECWDSDKDESLYHSLALSENQITLVTTREQLSNFYSSIKPGAIMAYDSEWKPSLFGDIQNKVALMQVAFIDHVFLIDVINLASILEEKEWKQLAAAIFCNESNVTLGYGLHSDLKMLLKSFPCMSEELFNLKRVVDLEQLAKQVSPNFHVEFPGNAGDTAFTSRDVKETDMVDQRGLSALVQQYLGKQLSKGEQMSDWERRPLRPTQKTYAALDAYVLLEIYKQLKTKVQHYGLNVNIEPHMKFTEQTSKPKRSHGRGKGQGKKKPQSPRKEISIQYSQPIRVQEFCVLVDRSLLGLGYHLRMCGADVKIPEEGLSFRKMLEISSAENRIILSTGSPCTEIQKAVGEHMCYCVVSNGIQNQVLEVLKAFKITVTPDDIFSRCQICNSSDFVKLPASDVQLLMDQKARLSSTEPSGHVVDADTVARLAEHGIQFETVKLITSGSSVQVHSLPQGLPQEVDTFYICAMCGKVFWHGSHFDRIHDQFDDVLSVCGVSTENVDVGRAAPCADKTEEEGKEDNSSLMSHSSDQPLVTSSGGDSSAAALEIGKTFKELKACVYNSDDDEDDSNSDFDDFVF, translated from the exons ATGGCAGGTAGGGGACGAGGAGCTCTGTTTGGTAATTCAAGAGGAACAATCCATGACGTCAGTGGATCATGCATTAGGCCAATAAATGAGACTTTAAAACCTGGACACAGCTCAGATGCTTGTTATGGTGTTAGCACTGGTCATGGACGTGGCAGAG CatttgaaaaggaaagaatttcTTCAAAACCAGAAAGAGGAAGTGATTTAGATCAAAATGAGCAACCCATTGAGAATGCAACCAAGGACCTTGAATATGCACACAAATGTCTTGGTGACATAGAGCATTGCTGGTTTTCCCAGCTagcaaaagatgaaaaagagaaaacactcAAGAGACTTCTCCATGGTTGTTTCCAAAACACTGAAAATCCCTGGGAGTGTGCTTTATATCTCATGCAAGGAGTTCACGACTACAACTCAGTGAAGGGAAACACACTTGCTCACCTGTGTATGAAGACGTTTGCAAG CTGGTGTCAGAAGAATAGCAGGGATGACAGCGTCAGAACTCAATTCCTCACAAAAGAGCTGAAAGTGAAGGCGTTCAGAGCTTCCAGTGGCCGACACTTGTCTATTCTTCCTTCTGTGGTGTCTGCATACAAGTTGGACCATAAAGGAAATGATTATTTTGTAGATCAAATCAAAATAATCTTGCAAGAGAAAAAGTTCAGTGAT GCTGCCACAGCTGCTTCTGCTCTCAAGCTTCAAGAACTGTTCACATTAGAGGAG attgttatcCCACTGTTACTGCAAGATAAGCAGACAGTTCTGGAAGGATTTTTACAAAATAGTCCAGCACAACAACATGCATTTCTCTTGCTTTTGGACAAACTGTGCTCCAAAAAAGGACGACTTCTTGATTTCATACA AGCACACAGTGTACCAGGCCTCAGGACAGAAAAGATCAGCAAAAAGACCCTGACCAAGTATGCCATTCGTCTGATGAAAAAGTATAGCATACCCGCAG ATGTCTGTGTCAATATTTCTAGTGCAAAAACTATGAGTGGTGTTCGCTATTTTATGTACGAAAGATTCATCAAG AAAACTATGGATGAGGGAGCATGGAGAGATCTTGCTGCT GAAAGTGTTGGCAACGATGAAAGTCTTCAGCTGGAACTGATTGAAACCCTAACACACTCCAACCATAATGATGAAGCACTTTACTGGGCTAATGTCTTCAAGTTCCCTGATGAGAAAGTGCCAACTATAATTGCAAAACTTAG ACATCAGGAACATTCAGTAACAGATCCCGGCAGGATGTCTGCTCCAGAAAATCAAACTACTATCTATGTTGATGAGTGCTGGGACTCAGATAAAGATGAATCACTGTACCACAGTCTGGCTTTGTCAGAAAATCAGATCACTTTAGTTACAACACGTGAACAGCTGTCAAATTTTTACAGTAGTATCAAG CCAGGAGCTATTATGGCTTATGACTCCGAGTGGAAACCATCTCTCTTTGGTGATATCCAGAA CAAAGTGGCCCTGATGCAGGTGGCATTTATTGATCACGTCTTCTTGATTGATGTCATCAACCTGGCCTCTATTCTGGAGGAAAAGGAATGGAAGCAATTGGCTGCAGCTATCTTCTGCAATGAAAGCAATGTGACACTAG GTTATGGCCTACACAGTGACCTGAAAATGTTGTTGAAATCATTTCCGTGCATGAGTGAAGAACTCTTTAATCTGAAAAGAGTGGTGGATCTAGAACAGTTGGCTAAACAG GTGTCTCCTAATTTTCATGTAGAGTTCCCAGGTAATGCTGGGGACACAGCTTTTACATCCAGAGATGTGAAAGAAACAG ATATGGTAGATCAGCGTGGATTAAGTGCCTTGGTCCAGCAGTACCTTGGGAAACAGCTCAGTAAAGGTGAACAAATGTCCGACTGGGAGCGCCGCCCACTGCGTCCCACGCAGAAAACATATGCAG CCTTAGATGCTTATGTCTTGCTCGAGATCTACAAGCAGCTGAAAACCAAAGTTCAGCATTATGGACTGAATGTGAACATTGAACCACATATGAAATTCACAGAACAAACAAGTAAACCAAAAAGATCTCATGGAAGAGGCAAAggccaaggaaagaaaaaacctCAATCTCCACGGAAGGAAATCTCCATTCAATATTCTCAACCAATTAGGGTGCAAGAATTTTGTGTGTTGGTCGACAGGAGCTTGTTGGGACTCGGATACCATCTTAGGATGTGTGGAGCCGATGTTAAAATTCCAGAAGAAGGACTTTCCTTTCGTAAAATGTTGGAG ATTTCTTCAGCAGAGAATCGCATCATCTTATCAACTGGGTCTCCATGTACAGAG ATTCAGAAAGCAGTTGGGGAACACATGTGCTACTGTGTGGTGTCAAATGGCATACAGAATCAAGTTCTTGAGGTTTTAAAGGCGTTCAAGATTACAGTCACACCTGATGACATCTTTTCACGTTGTCAG ATATGCAACAGTTCTGACTTTGTGAAACTACCTGCTTCTGATGTTCAACTCCTTATGGATCAGAAAGCACGGTTAAGTTCAACTGAACCAAGTGGCCATGTAGTAGATGCTGACACTGTTGCTAGGTTGGCAGAACATGGCATACAGTTTGAGACTGTCAAACTAATCACCTCTGGATCCAGTGTTCAGGTTCACAGTTTGCCCCAGGGATTACCACAAGAGGTGGACACTTTTTACATTTGTGCTATGTGCGGAAAGGTGTTCTGGCATGGGTCACACTTTGATCGTATCCATGATCAGTTTGACGATGTGTTAAGTGTATGTGGGGTTTCAACAGAAAACGTGGATGTGGGGAGAGCTGCGCCTTGTGCAGATAAAACTGAGGAAGAGGGAAAGGAGGATAACTCCTCTTTGATGTCACATAGTAGTGACCAGCCTTTAGTCACAAGTTCAGGTGGAGACAGTAGTGCAGCTGCCCTAGAGATTGGAAAAACCTTTAAAGAACTAAAGGCTTGTGTTTATaactctgatgatgatgaggacgaTAGCAATAGcgattttgatgattttgtattttga